The genomic DNA tttttttttctaacaatgGAAGAAATCTGACTTGTGTTTCCTTATGTCTTCCAGCGGGGGCAGCGATCTCTTCCCACGATGTCAAGGTAGGTAAACAAATAGCTGCTGTGATGCAGTGCTAACGGGGATCTGTTAATTAACCATTTCCTTATTTTATGCTGCACGTACACTGATGGTCAGAAGTTTGCATCCGCTCATCGTGAGCGTGAATGTGATGGTAATTTGGGGGCTTTTAACGATTCCTTTGAACTTGAAGTGGCTCAGAGATCCTCGAATAACAGGAAGAATGATGAGGAAAAACTCATAATCCCATTGAGGATCGATGGTCAGTCCTTAAATAGTGAGCGGGCAACGAGAAGGCCACAAAAATTCATCAACTTTGATTTTTATCATGTtgtagaaacatttaaaaaaaaaaaaaataattgtgccACTACCAAAAAACATGACTGTATGTTTTCATAATGGTGGTGCTCATATTAAAATGTggtcaaagtttcaaataatgaggtcatcaAGAGCCAAAAGCCAGACTTCAcgctgctctaaatgctcagttttttcttttataacgTCAGAGATGGCAGCTGTCGCCTCATATGGTTATTTCAGATACAGAAACCCCGCCCACCTGCTGCTAGCGAGGGGCAACCACTCATAATACAGCTGGCTTAAAAGGAGGGAGTAACATGAGGCTCGAATGAGCAGGAACTAAACGTTTCTtctctctttgctttgtttttgtgatcTGTGGATACATGAAGTCAAGACACAACAGGTGGGTCAAAATTTGTAATAAACAAGCTGCATTTCTTTCATTCGTTCCTCCATTGACTTCACTTTAGTTATTTCTGCCTTTTTATTTGCACAGAAGATGTTCCAGCACTGAAACACAAGAAGAAGAGAGCGAAAAAGGAGGCAAGTGGGGTGGATGATACTGATGGTAAGAAGCACCTTCATGTTCAGCCTGCCTGACAAAGGAAAGGAAATCACAGCCAGTGACTTTCATTTCATAAATCTGTTTTATGATATTATGATTTGTCATACAGATAATCCTCCTGATAATCCTCCTTTGTTATTGGTGTTTactgaacttcctgtttccaccTTCAGATCAGGGGATGGAGATGGGAGGCGTCGGCAGCCGCAGGGCTTCTGAGATCGGCGAGCACCTAACCCTCGAACCTGCGGGGGACGCCCCcccgcagaggaggaggaggaagaagaaaacagcCGCTATAGGTGAGTTCAAGGCTTCTCCTTCTAATAGTTGTGGCTTCCGAGTAtatcatgaaattaaaattttaaaggcTTTTCCCGCCTTAAATGCGGTGCTGTGTGGGGATGCAgcaccatatttttattcttggactctgctggagcagctttgcatgaatcCCAGTTATAAATAATACTTGTTTATCTCAGTCTGGGCATGGTTCATCCTCTGAATGAAACAAGCCGCTTTAACTCCTCCCACTTAAAACCAGCTGCcttgtgattggctgcctctcacaaacagaaggtggTTGAGCTTCAGCACCTCTGTGATTATTAAAGGttcaagagtagaaaaaaaaaggctgaaaatgagcatttaGAGCACTCTGAGGTCACAGAGGTTACTTGGACTgacctcgtgtgtgtgtgtgcgtgcgtgtgctcTCTGTCCGCTCTGAATTTCAGATCTCGAAGACGACCACGCCGACCTGGTGAACGGAGACGCTGCAGATCAGACCACAGATGAAGAAGTGGTCAGAAAACCCAGAAAGAAAAAGTAAGAAGTTCTTATTTTAATGAGGATTATTTTCAGCATCAGTTCATCTGCAGGTAGAGACGCACTGATTGTGAAATTCTGGCTGCATAACCGTATTTAGCTGATAGatgatttttattatatattttattatcatcACACCATCTTTGAATGAGTACAGATTCAAACATGTCGAGTGGAAATCTGTGTCCTTATCTGCAAGttactttctaaaaaaaaaaaagacagaaaactatTTTTAATTCACCTTCCGGGACATCGGGGGCTTCATCAGGTTTTAATCAACAaacctgttttgcaaagaaaagCATCAAATTGAGCAATTAGTTTTTGGAGGTATTTTCACTGTAAAACTACTCAGAtaaaccacagattttcaaaataaatgctcGTTGAGCGGCTGATTGTTGTAGCCTGAATGTGAACCAGTTTAAAGGACACATCCTTTAATGTGACGTGAGAAaaatcagatttcttttttttttttcttttctctctctcaggaAGTCCAAAGTTGTTGAGTCGCAGCTTCCGGATGAGCTGGATGTAGCGGAGGACGACATCGTCACCGACACCCCTCCAGCCATTCCCCAGCATTCCCTGTTTGCCGCCCCGCAGGGTCAGAGCCAGCCAGTCGGGAAGGTGTTCGTAGAGAGGAACAGTGAgtgccagaagaagaagatggtgaTGGTTTAGTCGAGGCTATTGGAGGAAACGCTtcacttttctttgtgtgttggcACGCAGAGCGTTTCCAGGCTGCTGAGCGCTCTGATTGGAGGAAGCCCAGCGACCCGATGGATAACATGCCGGACTTCCAGCACATGCAGCCACTGTGGACCACCAAAGATGTTTCCATCAGAGTGCACGGAGGCTTCAGGTAACAGCAAGGTGTCTCCTGCATGATTTTAAAAGTGCTCCCGAGTACATCCTCCTGCCTGAatgctcctcccctcctctcctcgtcCTTCAGGGTGCTCGGGCTGTACTGTCAAGGCTTCCTGGCGGGCTACGCCGTGTGGAACGTGGTGGTGGTGTACATGCTAGCCGGGCAGCACCTCACCGCTCTGTCTAACCTGCTGCAACAGTACCACAGTCTGGCGTACCCCTCGCAGTCCCTGCTCTACTTGCTGCTCGCCATCAGCTCGGTGGCCGCCTTCGACAGGTAAAATCCATCGTAGTTCACCCCgttacaaaaaaaaccacattttgactgaaggaaaaagaacacagagggccagctgtcagcttcagAAAGTTGAGACTTTCCTTGAAGGTTCGCTGTGGGATTAAAGTGCAGCAGGTACCTCAATCTGAACCATCACAgctttctcttttcattttaaagagTGGAAAAATGTTTATTACATCACCCTGATGTCTGGCAGCACTTAAATTATAACGTCCTCTCACAACATTCCCAAATTTTTAAGAACAGTGTATGAAACTCGAGTGGAGTATTTcctcctttgtgtttcttttaaaataaaaaataaaattaaaaaaattctaatttCTCATTGAGGTAATTTTTAGCCATGGCACCAGTTAAACTACTgcacagcaacatttttttaattgctctTTACGTTtgaaaaagtaaatatttaatcatgaatatttccacaattttaaaacattttttgaaaTTTGTGAAGCGTTTCATAGTCCACCCACAGTACCAGTAcagcccaccagggggcagcagcCTGCAGGCTACAGCGTTGTAGGAAAACTGCAGCTGAGAGCTGAGCCAAGCATAGAACTCAAACGTTAATGTCTGATATATTTATCACAGTTATTCTGGCCATAGACATGTGGTGTTGTGGATTACACACACGTCTGCCTAACAAGTGAAGGATTGAATGGTTCtggtaccccgcctctcgctcTGTGGCAGCCGGGATAGGCTGCAGCCATTATGCTGCCACTGAGTGCTGCACAAGTCAAAACTTAATTTGCAAAAGCCTTTATACTAAAACTTAATCATTTCCTAATAAAAGTTTGtaaataaaagtgtaaaataaataaatggctcATCCATTTACACAGTGAATGAACTGCAGAAAGCAgatgtgagaaaaaaataacgtGTTAAATGAAACTTGCGTCTCCTCAGAGTGAATCTGGCCAAAGGTTCTGTGTCTCTGCGGGAGTTCATCACGCTGGAGCCGGTGGCTCTCGCCTCGTTCTGTGAGTCCTCCTCCTGTATATCCACACCGTTACGGTGTCTGTTTGGGTTTCAGCTGACGCGTCTTGCTTTTTGCACACAGTGTATTTCTCGGCGCTGGTCCTCTCTCTGAGCCAGCAGATGACCAGCGATCGGATCAACCTCTACTCGTTCAACTCAACACTACTGTGAGCTCACTGGAATATCTGCCACTATCATTATAAACTCCGGGTTTGATACCTGAGCCTGACATGATTCTGCTTTAGGCCTCCAGGGTCGGAGCACCAGATTCTCCACCCGTGGGTGACCATCAACCTGGTGGTGGCCCTGCTGGTGGGCCTGGCCTGGATTTTTAGCGCCACCAGACCTGAGACGGACTTCACGGAGGGTGAGAGAGAACATTGCTGCTTAAAAAGGAAAATCCAGCTGAATGCATCTGTTTTTATTGTCGTGTCCTTCCTCCTCAGGTTATCTGATGGCCATGGAGATTGAGCCTCCAAAGCCAGAGGACACTTCAGAAATGACTCCCTGAGGAAAATAAGGATTTACTGTACAGCTTTGTATCATTTTGCACATGTTTCTGCATTATATTCTGTCTGTGAATGTAGattatttttctatatttaaaatgtgctctttttttaaatacagacatTTAAAGAACACAAAATTGTCTTCATTTGCAGTTGTTTCCCTGCATAAAAACCAGGACAGAAAACACTCAGATTACAGCACCGTTCTGTTCACTGAGCTGAGGAAGAGATTTacatggcaaaaaaataaatactccatCTGAGCTAAAAGTGTTGTAAAGTATCAAAGAGTGGTGTAGAGAGTAATCAGTGGTGTTACTGCACTGAAAGctgaaaaaatggcagcagAGTGGCTGTGGAGGAAATTCAGACCAGTTTAGCTAAAGTAAAAGCGCTGAAAGGAGTTCCAGTGAAAAACAAAGGATGTGGGATTGGGAGATTGGGAAGAGCTgattacattttctttaatgATCTGAGACCTAATAAGAGTTTAGGTTGTGGAGGATTGAAGAATAACCACAAAGCAGTTGTGTTGTGACTCTGTGAAGCTTTTGTAAACAAGAGTCAAGCTGAAAGGAGCTGAAATGTCAGCGTGTCCGTGCTGAACCGTCCCGCAAGTCGGGATGTGGAGGAAACTGATGTCGGCTGCGTGAACTGAAAGCTGACTCGGCACCGTGCAGCTGTTATCACGTGGACTTGGCTGAACTGTAAATGAGTTTTACATTCAGCTGAGTAACAAACAGTTCAAGTGTCCGAGATTCATTTAAAAATCTCACTCTGACTGATTCTGTGTCTCTGGTGTTGGTTTGTATCCCTGCAGTCTAATTTTGTGTCTCGTTTTGCGTTATTAGTTTATGTCTTTGGTgtcattttgtgtctttttggtgtcatattttgttactttgggcttttattttgtcttccTCTAGTTGTTTTGTTTCTACCAGCCAtttagtgtctttttttttttttttaagttttgtaacacttgtaacaacattttttgtctttttagtgttgtttgtttctctttggTCTTGGTTTGTGCTCCTTTGTGGtaattttgtatgtttttactcatattttgtgtctttttgttgtCACTAGTCTATTTGTGTccttttttagtcattttgtctgtttttatatatttattttaagactttgtgctcatttttgtctctttctcgtgtctttttgtttttgttgtagtttttttagttttgtatCATTTTGCCATCATTTTATGCCTTTTTAGTGTCATTTGtgcctctgtttttgttttgtgttcttttgtagttgttttgcatgtttttgcatatgttttgtttctatttgcTGTCACTTTGGTCTGTTACTGTCCTTTTATTCAGTCATTTTGTATctgtgtctttttctctctttatatcTTCGTTTTATGACCTTGTGGTCGTTTTGTGCGCCTTTTAGTCCTGTTTCGGGTCCCATTTCTGGCCGTCTTTGCTCATGTTTTGTGTCAATTTTCTGTGATCCATTGGTGCGCACTGCCTTCGAGCCAGGCTGTATAATCGAACACAGATAACCAGTTGCTGTTGACGTGGTAACGGTGAATACTGATATTATATATTGTGGACACATTCAGGTATTCATGCTTAAAACTTAGCGGAAATCAGTGCCGTTGTAGCGAGCAGTCATGCTGGACTTTGCCATCTTTGCCGTTACGTTTGTCATCATCCTGGTGGGCGCTGTCCTCTATCTGTACCCGGTAAGTCCTTCAAAGTTTGGCGTTAGCATGCTACATTAGCGGGCTGTTCCCCTCCAGTGTCCTgtgtcccaaaaaaaaaaaaaaaaaaaggcgctttttaatgtttttgttctttttcacaCTATAGGACcatataataaataaactgaataatGAGGGTATTTTTCATATTTCGGTGCCCATTCAATAGAATAGTCATTGCCTTAATCCAGTGAAATCCAACTTCAAGAAGTCTGAATGAGCGCAAACAAGATACAGAAacataactttattttattacatgctTTTAGGTTTATGCTTTACATGCCGATTTCTTCCAAACCCTGAATAATTGATCCAGTATCTCTTAATTATATCACGCTGGTTATGCGGACCCCGCTGTGTGGATCCATTTAATTTGTACATTTTCTCAAAGGGGTTTTGAATGCAGCCCGCTTTGGGACGTGCGTAGTCGTTATTTTTAGTTTATAGGGAACACAGACGGATGCGGGCACCGCTATGAGCAAAAACAACCAGAAGCACTCATGCTTAGAAACATGTGTTTATATTAAACAGCAAAGTTTAATTTCTGATCATTTTTCCAGTCATCCAGGAGGGCCTCTGGTATCCCAGGTCTCAACCCCACGGATGAGAAGTAAGTTTTCCTCTTTTGCCTTTTCTGCTTCTATTAATTCTTAGTAACGGAGGTTTGTGAAATGTTCTATATTAAACAAGCTCTCTTGCCTGGTGCATCAAAATTGGTTCCTTAAAGGGCCTCCAATGCAAATACCCTTTCTGCATGTAAATCTGCAGCATAAGCAAGTGTGCATCGCTGGATGTTCTACTTTCTGCCTTCCAGGGATGGAAACCTGCAGGATATTATCAACAGAGGCAGTCTGCACGAGTTCCTCGTCAGCCTGCACGAAGAGTTTGGCTCCGTGGCGTCGTTCTGGTTCGGCGGGCGGCCCGTGGTGAGCTTGGGCTCTGTGAGCCAGCTCCGGCAACACATCAACCCCAACCACACCAGTAAGGAATCCAGTTTGGACCAGCAGCTTTCCTTGCAGGCAGGAATTTGATTGAGAAATGTCTCCTTCAGTGGAAGAACCTCCTGTGTAAATCCTCTGTTTCCTGCTCCTTTTCAGCCGACTCCTTTGAGACGATGCTGAAGTCGTTGCTGGGCTACCAGTCAGGGATGGGAGGTGGTGCCAGCGAGTCCGTCATGAGAAAGAAGGTGTATGAAAGTGCCAGCAACAACACGCTGAAGAACAACTTCCCGCTTGTGCTCAAGGTTTGCACAGATAACAAAAAGATGTATTTacttccaaaaaaaaccccccaaaacatcCCCACGCTTCTCGCTGACTCATATCTTGTTCCTTAGCTGGTGGAGGAGCTGGTGAGAAAGTGGAGGTCATTCCCGGATGATCAGCACACACCGCTGTGCGCCCACCTGCTGGGCCTGGCCATGAAGACGGTCACCCAGCTGGCTCTGGGTGAGCGCTTCGGGGACGACGCTGAGGTCATTGCCTTCCGCAAGAACCACGACGCGGTGAGAAAGTTTAGCACGAGCTTTTATCCAGGAAGCTTTTTGGATCTGAGGGTGAcaaaattagcttttttttggCCTCCTGTGAGGTTGATTTCCCCTCATAGTTTTCTACAAGTGTACAATAAGCTCATTCTCTTAGTACTTACACCAGTAGCTGATAGTTCAGCATTAAAAAGGCCATTAAATGAAGCATGAGGTCTGACTTTGAGTCCACTTCTTTCACCATGGGGGACAGAAAACTTCGCTTTATAGGGATGATAAATCTCTGTAATTGATCATTGATTGCTTTTGCTCTTCTAACTCACGTCTCCAGATCTGGTCAGAAATCGGAAAGGGCTACCTGGACGGCTCCCTGGAGAAGAGCTCCAGCAGAAAAGCGCACTACGAGAAGGGTGAGTGAGTTCCCGAAGGATTCCCGTCGGGCTTTGTGTGGAAAAAGTGAATGGAAAGTTTGCAGAGGCTCAGACGTTATCTCTGTTAAGCCTCTTTACAAACAGTCTGAGCACATTCAGTGTTGTCGCCTTAATCAGCAGACAGGTTTTGTTTGGGTGGGATCGATACGGCTTTACCTGCCAAGGACAGCTGCTACACCTGGCACACGGCAGTGGTTTATTTTGGGTGCTGCCTGAAGGGCTGGAAAATACGACAGAGACTTAAACAGCAGTTAACGTGTAACCCCAGTGAGGCCACCTGTATgatcatgttaaaaataaagtagTGGGCCATCCAGCATTTCTTTATTGCTTCTCTTACTCTGCAGCAAAGACGTTTAGTCATTACTGCAGTAAAGGTGAAGCTCACCATCCAAGTTTCAGTCTTgcagatgtttctttttttaagggcCTGTCCAGCAGCTGTAGGACTAGAACCCTCTATGAACCCTCCTGGGCTAGGATGTCAGATTTTGAGCCTTGAACGTGATCGCGTTATTCAGGAGTCGCTGTAGCTGTcgtgttgtttttcttcctcgGTGGTCAGCTCTGTCAGAGATGGAGGCCGCGCTGCTGTCAGTGGCCAAGGAGAGGAAAGCCCAGAGGAAGCAGACGGTGTTTGTGGACGCTCTGCTGCAGTCCAGCTTCACAGAGCGACAGGTGAATGCCGATGAGCTGCTGCTTTCAATCCTCCGGAGAAGAAAGGGGTGCTGAAATCAAGATTACTGTTGTGTTTCAGGTCATGGAGGACTGCATGGTGTTCACTTTGGCTGGATGTGTCATCACTGCAAACTGTAAGTGGCCTAAATCagaggagttaaagcctcagagATGATTAATAAACCAGTGAGCGCTGTTGTTTTTATAATCACAGTTGCCTAGATTTGTGCGATAAGCTCtcagaaatcatttaaagaCATGTTTTACcctaaaatcaaacaaatggTAACTTTTAGGCCTCTTTTAATCTGCAAAATGGCATTTTATTCCAACTCTGAGATACACAAACTGTTGTGTTTTGGCAGTGTGTATCTGGGCTCTTCACTTCCTGTCCAATTCAGAGGAAGTCCAGGACAAGTTGTACCGGGAGCTGGAGGAAGTTTTGGGTTCTGATCCGGTTTCCTTCGACAAGATTCCTGAGCTCAGGTAAGATCTTTGGACgtttcagcagcagcacagcttatTTAAGTGTTCTTGAGTCGTCCTTCGTGTGCAGTGCGTTCAGTAACACTTGCCGTGATCACGTTTCCATCCTCGCAAAGATACTGCCAACAGGTCCTCAACGAGACGGTGAGGACTGCCAAGCTCACCCCCGTCGCGGCTCGGCTTCAGGAAGTGGAGGGCAAAGTCGACCAGCACGTCATCCCCAAAGAGGTATCCGGTTCCCTGCCGTCTGTGGCGGTGTGGACTGTTATTCCTTCAGTTTTCCCAGGCGAGGTGCAAAATATAGCAGTAATGTTACACTTAAAGACTGTGACACGTTGCTGTTGTCGTTTTTCAGACTTTGGTGATTTATGCCTTAGGAGTGGTCCTGCAGGATGACGAGACCTGGAGCAGCCCTTACAggtctgacctttgacctctgacatgTTCTTCACAGAGTGGCTGCTGACTCAGTACCAGCCATCCACAATGTGGgacaaaaaaggaagaaaactgtACAGCTCACTATTTTGCAACCCTATACAGGGGACCTATTTTCTCATTTCCAGTTCTGTGTTTATATTCTGGGACTCCGTTAGAGTAAGAGATGGAGTGCTGTGCAAAAAtcctgagccacccctcatttctttatattttgcttccaagcagtcagactttcttgtaatattTTAAAGAGGTCTGGAGCAAAGTCTTTCTTTGGATATCAGCTGCTTTCAGTCCTCGTACCTGATCATTTTTAGAggaatgggttttttttgtttgttaagccacttaactctgacctatgaatcattgaaaatataaaaaaaccaCCTAACTGGAGAGCTGAAcaagtgttgtgtctacacataacacgCAACTTAGCAAATTGTATCTTTGGGCACTTTGTTGCTAGCAGTGTGtcacaaaacacatcatttgatcAGCTATGCAGTACCAcctgaaagcatctgattggcagcagcttcatttttcagcagtgatcccaaacacactgcacacctgGGTAGAAGAACACAGAATGGGACACTGTTGGTCACggattggcctccacagagcccagacctcagctTAACCTCAGTATTGACATTGAAGCTTGTTAGAATGAGAAACgaataaactctgtttttaccttataTGCTGTgcttccatgtatgtttgcacatgttgcaataaatctctgcacctgtttcctgttttcctatcaaagtataaagaaatgagggctggtgtgagacttttgcacagtgctgggTCCTCGATGTTGAAACTTCTGTTGTAGCTCCACAGAATTTATCAGGAAGAGCTGAAATCATTTAGTTGATTTGTTGGCCTCTTTCAGCCACTGAATAAACAGCTGTAGTTAAAGCAGAGTGACTTCCTCACACTGAGGGCCTTTTTTCCTCTGAGTTAAAGTTCTAATGAGTCCATTTTCTAACTCTGATCACCTTAATCCTCCCTCAGGTTTGACCCAGATCGATTTGAGGACGAATCGGCCAGGAAGACCTTCTGTCTGCTCGGCTTCTCTGGGAATCAGACGTGTCCAGAGCTCAGGTAAGGCCGAGCACACGACTCCTGAACAGTGGAAAGTATCTTGGAGAACTCTGGAGTAAAAACAAGTTTTCAGCTTTCTCCTCCACATCTACATAAATTTCCTTTGGCCTCTGTTAGGTTCGCCTACACCGTGGCCACGGTCCTGCTCAGCACGTTGGTGCGGCAGCTGAAGCTTCAACGGCTGAAGGGACAAATAGCCGAGGTCCGATCTGAGCTGGTGTCCACACCGAAGGACGAAACCTGGATCACCGTCAGCAGAAGAGGCagctaaaaaacaaagagaggagagaaacacTGTTAACATCTTAATGAATGAAATTACCAGCAGAGCATTCCCTGTTAGAGATCATCATAGTGTTACCAACATAATGACGG from Archocentrus centrarchus isolate MPI-CPG fArcCen1 chromosome 2, fArcCen1, whole genome shotgun sequence includes the following:
- the LOC115794210 gene encoding transmembrane protein 237B-like isoform X2 produces the protein MDAGALKPRRVRELPPLPQRGQRSLPTMSSQDTTEDVPALKHKKKRAKKEASGVDDTDDQGMEMGGVGSRRASEIGEHLTLEPAGDAPPQRRRRKKKTAAIDLEDDHADLVNGDAADQTTDEEVVRKPRKKKKSKVVESQLPDELDVAEDDIVTDTPPAIPQHSLFAAPQGQSQPVGKVFVERNKRFQAAERSDWRKPSDPMDNMPDFQHMQPLWTTKDVSIRVHGGFRVLGLYCQGFLAGYAVWNVVVVYMLAGQHLTALSNLLQQYHSLAYPSQSLLYLLLAISSVAAFDRVNLAKGSVSLREFITLEPVALASFLYFSALVLSLSQQMTSDRINLYSFNSTLLPPGSEHQILHPWVTINLVVALLVGLAWIFSATRPETDFTEGYLMAMEIEPPKPEDTSEMTP
- the LOC115794210 gene encoding transmembrane protein 237B-like isoform X3, giving the protein MDAGALKPRRVRELPPLPQRGQRSLPTMSSQDTTDVPALKHKKKRAKKEASGVDDTDDQGMEMGGVGSRRASEIGEHLTLEPAGDAPPQRRRRKKKTAAIDLEDDHADLVNGDAADQTTDEEVVRKPRKKKKSKVVESQLPDELDVAEDDIVTDTPPAIPQHSLFAAPQGQSQPVGKVFVERNKRFQAAERSDWRKPSDPMDNMPDFQHMQPLWTTKDVSIRVHGGFRVLGLYCQGFLAGYAVWNVVVVYMLAGQHLTALSNLLQQYHSLAYPSQSLLYLLLAISSVAAFDRVNLAKGSVSLREFITLEPVALASFLYFSALVLSLSQQMTSDRINLYSFNSTLLPPGSEHQILHPWVTINLVVALLVGLAWIFSATRPETDFTEGYLMAMEIEPPKPEDTSEMTP
- the LOC115794210 gene encoding transmembrane protein 237B-like isoform X1, with protein sequence MDAGALKPRRVRELPPLPQESLKPVRLCFHRTLGNIKLAMKRGQRSLPTMSSQDTTDVPALKHKKKRAKKEASGVDDTDDQGMEMGGVGSRRASEIGEHLTLEPAGDAPPQRRRRKKKTAAIDLEDDHADLVNGDAADQTTDEEVVRKPRKKKKSKVVESQLPDELDVAEDDIVTDTPPAIPQHSLFAAPQGQSQPVGKVFVERNKRFQAAERSDWRKPSDPMDNMPDFQHMQPLWTTKDVSIRVHGGFRVLGLYCQGFLAGYAVWNVVVVYMLAGQHLTALSNLLQQYHSLAYPSQSLLYLLLAISSVAAFDRVNLAKGSVSLREFITLEPVALASFLYFSALVLSLSQQMTSDRINLYSFNSTLLPPGSEHQILHPWVTINLVVALLVGLAWIFSATRPETDFTEGYLMAMEIEPPKPEDTSEMTP
- the LOC115794210 gene encoding transmembrane protein 237B-like isoform X5, producing the protein MARKTARGQRSLPTMSSQDTTDVPALKHKKKRAKKEASGVDDTDDQGMEMGGVGSRRASEIGEHLTLEPAGDAPPQRRRRKKKTAAIDLEDDHADLVNGDAADQTTDEEVVRKPRKKKKSKVVESQLPDELDVAEDDIVTDTPPAIPQHSLFAAPQGQSQPVGKVFVERNKRFQAAERSDWRKPSDPMDNMPDFQHMQPLWTTKDVSIRVHGGFRVLGLYCQGFLAGYAVWNVVVVYMLAGQHLTALSNLLQQYHSLAYPSQSLLYLLLAISSVAAFDRVNLAKGSVSLREFITLEPVALASFLYFSALVLSLSQQMTSDRINLYSFNSTLLPPGSEHQILHPWVTINLVVALLVGLAWIFSATRPETDFTEGYLMAMEIEPPKPEDTSEMTP
- the LOC115794210 gene encoding transmembrane protein 237B-like isoform X4, which encodes MARKTARGQRSLPTMSSQDTTEDVPALKHKKKRAKKEASGVDDTDDQGMEMGGVGSRRASEIGEHLTLEPAGDAPPQRRRRKKKTAAIDLEDDHADLVNGDAADQTTDEEVVRKPRKKKKSKVVESQLPDELDVAEDDIVTDTPPAIPQHSLFAAPQGQSQPVGKVFVERNKRFQAAERSDWRKPSDPMDNMPDFQHMQPLWTTKDVSIRVHGGFRVLGLYCQGFLAGYAVWNVVVVYMLAGQHLTALSNLLQQYHSLAYPSQSLLYLLLAISSVAAFDRVNLAKGSVSLREFITLEPVALASFLYFSALVLSLSQQMTSDRINLYSFNSTLLPPGSEHQILHPWVTINLVVALLVGLAWIFSATRPETDFTEGYLMAMEIEPPKPEDTSEMTP
- the LOC115794210 gene encoding transmembrane protein 237B-like isoform X6, producing MKRGQRSLPTMSSQDTTEDVPALKHKKKRAKKEASGVDDTDDQGMEMGGVGSRRASEIGEHLTLEPAGDAPPQRRRRKKKTAAIDLEDDHADLVNGDAADQTTDEEVVRKPRKKKKSKVVESQLPDELDVAEDDIVTDTPPAIPQHSLFAAPQGQSQPVGKVFVERNKRFQAAERSDWRKPSDPMDNMPDFQHMQPLWTTKDVSIRVHGGFRVLGLYCQGFLAGYAVWNVVVVYMLAGQHLTALSNLLQQYHSLAYPSQSLLYLLLAISSVAAFDRVNLAKGSVSLREFITLEPVALASFLYFSALVLSLSQQMTSDRINLYSFNSTLLPPGSEHQILHPWVTINLVVALLVGLAWIFSATRPETDFTEGYLMAMEIEPPKPEDTSEMTP
- the cyp20a1 gene encoding cytochrome P450 20A1, producing the protein MLDFAIFAVTFVIILVGAVLYLYPSSRRASGIPGLNPTDEKDGNLQDIINRGSLHEFLVSLHEEFGSVASFWFGGRPVVSLGSVSQLRQHINPNHTTDSFETMLKSLLGYQSGMGGGASESVMRKKVYESASNNTLKNNFPLVLKLVEELVRKWRSFPDDQHTPLCAHLLGLAMKTVTQLALGERFGDDAEVIAFRKNHDAIWSEIGKGYLDGSLEKSSSRKAHYEKALSEMEAALLSVAKERKAQRKQTVFVDALLQSSFTERQVMEDCMVFTLAGCVITANLCIWALHFLSNSEEVQDKLYRELEEVLGSDPVSFDKIPELRYCQQVLNETVRTAKLTPVAARLQEVEGKVDQHVIPKETLVIYALGVVLQDDETWSSPYRFDPDRFEDESARKTFCLLGFSGNQTCPELRFAYTVATVLLSTLVRQLKLQRLKGQIAEVRSELVSTPKDETWITVSRRGS
- the LOC115794210 gene encoding transmembrane protein 237B-like isoform X7; translation: MSSQDTTEDVPALKHKKKRAKKEASGVDDTDDQGMEMGGVGSRRASEIGEHLTLEPAGDAPPQRRRRKKKTAAIDLEDDHADLVNGDAADQTTDEEVVRKPRKKKKSKVVESQLPDELDVAEDDIVTDTPPAIPQHSLFAAPQGQSQPVGKVFVERNKRFQAAERSDWRKPSDPMDNMPDFQHMQPLWTTKDVSIRVHGGFRVLGLYCQGFLAGYAVWNVVVVYMLAGQHLTALSNLLQQYHSLAYPSQSLLYLLLAISSVAAFDRVNLAKGSVSLREFITLEPVALASFLYFSALVLSLSQQMTSDRINLYSFNSTLLPPGSEHQILHPWVTINLVVALLVGLAWIFSATRPETDFTEGYLMAMEIEPPKPEDTSEMTP